In the Microcoleus sp. AS-A8 genome, GCATCGGCATGGGCGATCGCAGTTGACTAACCTTGTTGGTACTGAAATAGTTGGAATTCACAAGAGCAGAGCGATCACCTCCTTACTGTTCAACTCTAGGTCACAACCTCTATGCAGACTGAGCCGTTCCTGAATTGGGTGGCATCTGTGGGTAGTCAAGCTGCTTTCTCAGTCGCTACAGGAAGATGTGTGGAAAATTTCAGTAGCCACTCATTTCAAACGCAAGCTGCTAAACTGACTATCATGGATGTCTATAGAGAAATATTGATTCCGTTGTTGATCCTGCGACGGCGTTATCCAAAGTCAGCTTTACGCTCGATCGAATTAATCCGATTGCGATTTGCAGTAAGCGAGAATATATTCTGTAGACATCCTTCACCTATAAGATTTTATAATTAAGCCTCAGTAGAGCTGTTCTACAGAATTGGTAACAAGTTTTTAGTCACTAAAGGTGGGTTGCGCGAGTAAAAAAGATTTATGCCGGACAGCGATCAGCAGTCAACCCCATCAAAAACTTCCATCAAACCTGAGCTTCATAAGGAATGCGAGGAACTCCGCAAACAGTTCTTTGCAATGAAAACGCCTAGGGATGTAGCACAGCTTCTAGAAATACCATACCAACGACTTGTCTACCACCTATATCAGGTTCCTCTTGAGGAAAGATATCTAACTTTTGAACTGAAGAAGAAGTCAGGAGGCGTTCGTATAGTATCTGCCCCTGCTAGTGCTTTAAAGCTGATTCAGAAGAAACTGAATCAAGTTCTACAATGTGCGTACCAACCTAAACCTTCAGTTCATGGATTCACTTTTAGCAAGAATATTACTACTAACGCTAAGGCACATACAGGAAAAAGATATGTTTTGAATATTGATTTAAAAGACTTTTTTCCTTCTATCAACTTTGGCAGAGTGAGGGGAATGTTTATTGCAATGCCGTATTCTTTTAGTCCAGATATAGCAACGATTTTAGCACAAATTTGCTGCTATAACAATCAACTACCCCAAGGAGCACCTAGTTCACCAATAGTGAGTAATATGGTATGTGCGAAGCTCGATAGCCAACTTCAACAACTGGCTAGAAAACTTAGATGCACTTATACAAGATATGCTGATGATATAACCTTCTCGACAACCGTACCAAAATTTCCTAAAGAGTTGGCGTACTTGATAGACATCAATGAGCAGCAAAAACTCGTTTTAGGTGATGGGTTATTGTCAATTATTAAAGATAATGGATTTCAAATAAATGAAAAGAAGATTAGATTGCAATCAAAAGATGAGCATCAGGAAGTTACTGGTTTAACAGTCAATCAATTCACCAATGTAAATCGCAATTATATTCGTCAAATCAGAGCTATGCTTCATGCCTGGGAAAAGTTTGGACTTGAATTAGCTGAAAGAGAACATCGAATAAAGTATTATTTTAAGCAGAAAAGTCCCTACAAGAATATACCTTCATTTAAACAGGTTCTTCGCGGAAAGATTGAGTTTGTTGGAATGGTAAGAGGCAAAGAAGACCAAATTTATCAAAAATATTTAAATCATTACTTAAGACTAAATAATCCGGTAATTTGATGTAATTAAAAATTACAGTCTTTTGTAAAAATGACGCAGAATGATGATGCGCTTAGGAAAGATATCAATGAGCTAAAGAGTGAAATAATCACTCTGAAAGCTAGCTTTAATAAGTTAATTGTAATACTAAGGATTAATATTCCTGACCTTCAGGAAATTATACCCATAACTGAGAGTAACGAATCTAGGAAAACTTCTATTTCGATTATAAATTATTCTTCTATCCAATCTCATAAAATAAAAGAACTTATAAATTCTTGCAACAAAAATTTGAGTAGCTGTAAAGAAAATGGTTTATTTATTGAATTCTGCTCTTCTATTGCAGGATTAATTGAAGACGTTATTCGATTTTTTTTGAGAAGGAAGTTTCGTGAACTGCAAAACGGGAATAACGAAGACTTACTAGAAGCCTGCTCATTGCTGGAGAGAGATACATCAAAACCCTGGAAAATGCCAAAATTGTATATAAGTCGTAATGATGTAATTAGATTTCGTCAGCAATTTGGAGATGAAGATGATACTTATCATCCAGATGGCGATAAGTATTTATCTTTAAGCAGCTTAGAAAAAGCACCATCGATATTTATGTTTGAATTATGCTTTATCTTACTATTTAGAGATAATTTCCATCAACAAAAAAAAGATTTTTCCTATTCAGGGTACATGAAGATAATGAAAAATAATAGACAAATAATTTCTGCTGCTACTCAAAGACAACCCAGAAAATTAGCCAATTCTTCTAGTAATTTAAATATGGAGTATTACTATCGTCTTAACAACGTAAGAAAATTCCGAAATATATATGAACATAATAAAAACAACAAAAGCAAGCAAGAGGAAGAAATCAGAGAGCTTAAGGATTATATAAAAATAGATTTGGATAACTATGATGGCATAATAAAAGCGGTTCAATGGCTGTTATTTCAATTGGATTATCCTTAGAACCACGAAGAAAAGATAAATGCAATTTTACATTTTTCATAGTTGCAAAGCTACTGAATATTTTATACAGAACAAAACTTTTGATAGCGATTAAGACGCCTAGTTCAAGCTTTGGGTATACATTGTAGATTGTCTGCTGTCGGTAAACTGTTCCGTTACGACCAGCTCATTCGTTAGATGCAGTAAGAAAACCAAGGGCGATCGCACTCCCATTCGCCGAGTGAAGGCTAACCGCATTTTCACGCCTCTCGCCCAGTTCTGTAGCTAAATTGAGAGCGATCGCCCCACGCTGAATGTAACTGTTGATGAAATACAACGCGCTCCTTTGAAGTACCTTGTGATAAATCAATCCGACCGGATTTCAGTGTGCTTGACATTCATCCCTAACTCATTAAACAGAATCGGCATTACGCAGATTTTCTCGAACTTCCATTAAAATCAGCCCCAATTGATTTTTGCCACTGCCGTCTTTGCCACAGCCCCAATAATAATCGACAGGAGAATTTTCAACGATTGGTTCATCGTTGGTGGAAAGTAAGATTTCGCGAATGTCGGCATGGGTTTCAAATTTACGTAAAACGGCTTTCCGCATAATGTCGTCTTTGACTTGTTCCCAATCTGGACGCAGAGGGCGTTTTCGTTCACGCCCCATTTTCGCCGCATCTCTTGCTGTTTTCACCTCCCGAATTTGGTCAGCGTGAAGTGTTCCGGCAAACTTTTGGGCTTGAAAATAGTGCTCGCTGGTAGGCCAATAAACGCCATCCAACTCGAATCCATGGGGCGAAAAATTGGAAAAACAACCGTAGCGATCGCGAGTACCGTAGAAGTAAATCGTCATCTTTTGGTCGTTAGGGCGATTGTGTTTTCTAGTCTACTCATTGCGGGGAATTGATCTCCCTTCCTTTGAGGCTTCGGGTGGGGTAATAGTAAGTGGCGACCAAATCTTAAATTAGCCAAGACCCAGAACAAGGTTAATATTGAGCCAAGCTAGCTCTGATTGACGATGGTATCTGCCTCAACTTCCTTCTCTGACATTCAGAATCATTGGGCACGCTTATTCATCGAAGCCTTAGCCCAACGTGGCCTTGTTAGCGGGTTTCCTAACGGAACGTTTCGCCCCAACAACTCCATGACTCGTGTTGAGTTTGCGGCTATTATTGCCAAAGCCTTTACGAGACCTTCAAAGCGGCAGTATGTTGGCTTTGTCGATGTGCCTCCCAGCCACTGGGCTGCCACTGCCATTCGCAAAGCTTACGAAACCGGGTTTATTAGCGGCTTTCCCGATAAGCACTTCCGCCTAAACGATAGAATTTCTAGGGTGCAGGTTTTAGTGTCCCTAGTCAGTGGCTTAGAGATGGCCTCGAAGGTCAAATCTGACCTGATAGCAGGACTTCCCGTGATTTACCAAGATGCGGCGGCAATTCCTAGCTATGCCAACGATGATGTAGCGATCGCCACTCGTGCGGGAATTGTGGCAAACTATCCCAATATCAAGTTACTCGGCCCCAATGTTGCAGCAACCCGTGCCGATGTCGCGGCGTTTGTCTATCAAGCTTTAGTGTATCTGGGTGAAGCTCCTCCAATCCAATCTAACTATATTGTGGTTCCCCCACAACCCGGTGTTCCCCTTTATCCGACGGTTACCTTGAGTCATCGCCGGGAATTCCGAGGCGTGTGGGTGACAACGGTGTGGAACAGTGATTGGCCTTCCAAGCCGGGGCTTCCGGTTGAACAACAAAAATCTGAACTGCTTAACATCCTAAACCGGATACAAGCGCTAAATTTCAACGCCCTAATTTTACAGGTACGACCGGAAGGGGATGCCCTGTACGCCTCTCAATTAGAACCTTGGAGTGGTTGGCTGACAGGAACTCAGGGGAAAGCACCCTCACCCTTTTATGACCCTTTGGAGTTTGCGATCGCAGAATGCCACAAGCGTAACATTGAACTCCATGCTTGGTTCAATCCCTACCGCGCCAAAACAAATGCCAAACCAGGTGGCACGGTTCGCCCTCACATCACCATCACCAATCCCCAATACGTTTACACCTGGGGCAATCAGTTGTGGATGGACCCAGGCGCACAAGTCATTCAAGACAGGGCTTACAATGTAATGCTCGATGTAGTGCGCCGCTATGACGTGGATGGCATTCACCTGGATGATTATTTTTATCCCTATCCCATCCAAGGAAAGTCGTTCCCCGACAGCAAAACCTACTCCGCCTATAAATCCGCTGGCGGTAAACTCAGCTTGGGCGACTGGCGGCGGGACAATGTGAATAAAATGGTTCAGCGCTTATGGGCAGGGATTAAGGCCACAAAACCCCATGTCAAGTTTGGTATTAGCCCCTTTGGCATTTACCGCCCCGGACAACCACCTCAGAGTACTGGACTAGATGCGTATAGTGTGCTATATGCGGATGCGAAGAAATGGTTGGAACAAGGCTGGGTGGATTATCTAGCGCCGCAACTCTACTGGAAGATTAACCAAAAAGGCCAGAGTTATCCCGTGTTGCTGAAGTGGTGGACGGATATTAACGCTAAGAAACGACACATTTATGCGGGTAACAATCTAGGGCAGTTGGATGGCAAGAGTTGGAAGCTTCCAGAGATTAACAAGCAAGTTGAACTCACGCGCAACCTGTATGAGAAGTCCTCACTGGGGAATATCTTCTTCAGTATGAGTGCTTTCACGGAAAATCGTCAGGGCATCTATAACAGCTTCAAGTCTTCGCTGTATGCCAAACCCGCACTAGTACCGGCGATGGCATGGCGAGATAGCTTACCCCCCTTCCCGCCAGTGGGACTAGTCGCGAAGAACCGCCAACTGTCTTGGAAGGCGGCTGATAATCAGGATGTTCGTGCTTGGACGCTTTATAAGCAGAGTGCTGGTAAATGGACGCTTGAGCGAATTTTACCGACGGCGACAAGGGTAGCAACGGTTGAACCGGGAACCTATGCCTTGTGTGCAGTGGATAGGATGGCGAATGAAAGTGCGGGAGTGGTTGTTACAGTGAGTTGATAATAATTCGCCTTCTTCACCTTAATTAGGGTCTTAATATCTATGTTTTTTCCCGTTTAATTGGGAATAGACCGCGATCGCGTCAGCCTGCGGTCGGCATATCCGCTAATACTTTTTCGCCTTTGTTCGGTTATGTCTACTTTCGATATCTTTCTGTTGAGCCTTTGTGTTTTAGGAGTTGGGAAAAGGCGCTCGCACAATTGATCGATTTCTTCAGTTCATCTGCGAGCGAATGCCTCTTTCTCAGGACAATTGGCAACCGTAGTTGTACACTTCTTCTTCGCCCGAACGGTCGATAATCGCCCAATGGACTGTGTTGAGTTCAGGAATTTGTAACATAAATATCCAGTTAGCTTCTATGCTTTCCCCTTTTGTGGGGAGCATCGGTGTCTGTGGGGTACACAGGGTAATTTTAGTGGTGGGTTTTCGCAGATAGTGGTAAGCCGAGGGTACGTGATCGCCATTAAAATAGGCGTATGGCACACCCACAGCAGCAGCATTATCTGCGATCGCGTCTACAGCAGAGCCTTCTTCTGTGTTGTCACCTTCAAAACTATCGTATGCCAAAGTTAATGCTTCCTCAAAAGTTACCTGACCGCCTAAAGCTTGTTGTGCCTTAATCGCTTCTGGAGCTGCCTCTAGGATCAGATTGTCATAGCCAAGGGATTTTGTCAGATTAGATAACTTCTGACTGTGCTCAGTATAAGCATAGCTAGACATCAAATTTCCCTGAGCATCATACAGCCGTCCCTCATTTGAAGAGTTATTCCAAACAGAGCGTTTGCTACCGAAAGAGAAGCCGCCTGACTCTGGATGCACCTCGTTAGTATAAACTCGACACTCAGCTCCTTTTTTTAATACTGTCCCTGTGGGAAAAGAGAATTCCTGATTGCAATTTATGCCTTGAATTTTCCAGCCTGATATATCTATATCAACCAGACTCTCGTTGACAATAGCGATATATTCGTCCGCCTCTGTGGATTTAACACTTCCATCTGAAAAAATTCTGCTTATCCTGACGTGGGGTGTCGCCTTTGATAGATCGAGTATTGCATACAACCCTTCTCCATCAGGACTAGAAACGAGAATTTGATTGGCTTGCTCGTCAGGTTGAAAATCTATAATTGAACTGCCATTGCGTTGATAGAGAAATTTAACTCCAGCAAAAATCGGATGCTCGTTATTAATGGGTTGATTTCCTGAAATCCCGTTATAGCCCTCTTTAAACTGTAAACCCAATTCGCAAAGAAACCAGTTAAATTCATACCCTGTAGCATAGTCTTCATCTTCCGTATCGGCAGCTAAGTAAACGTTCCCTCCGGCGTTAACCAAATCTCTGAGTATATCGTCATAAATAGTTGTTTCATGTGTAAAGATCGCATCCACATTTTCTGGGATATCATATCCTACAGTCCATATATGACCAGCTTTAGTCATTGTCTTTGCTAAAGCAGATTCCGATTCGCGTCGATCCGGGTCAGAGTAAGAATGAAACTTGCCTGGACGACCGCCCGTGAACCAATTAGCAATATTTTTGGCAAAAATTGCCGCGTCAGGAGATTTTTCAAATCCGAGGTTACTTAAAGTTGAAGCATCATTAGCGAGAATTATTTTGCCTAATTTTTTGTTCATTTGAGCGGCTCCTAAGTTTTTTAAAATAGCAAAGCAGTTGAGTTTTCCTTAGAGGTTTAAACGAAGTTCGAGAGTTAGGGAGGATTAGAGCGATCGCATTAATAATCAAATGCGATCGCATCAAATTTTTCTGTA is a window encoding:
- a CDS encoding reverse transcriptase family protein, yielding MPDSDQQSTPSKTSIKPELHKECEELRKQFFAMKTPRDVAQLLEIPYQRLVYHLYQVPLEERYLTFELKKKSGGVRIVSAPASALKLIQKKLNQVLQCAYQPKPSVHGFTFSKNITTNAKAHTGKRYVLNIDLKDFFPSINFGRVRGMFIAMPYSFSPDIATILAQICCYNNQLPQGAPSSPIVSNMVCAKLDSQLQQLARKLRCTYTRYADDITFSTTVPKFPKELAYLIDINEQQKLVLGDGLLSIIKDNGFQINEKKIRLQSKDEHQEVTGLTVNQFTNVNRNYIRQIRAMLHAWEKFGLELAEREHRIKYYFKQKSPYKNIPSFKQVLRGKIEFVGMVRGKEDQIYQKYLNHYLRLNNPVI
- a CDS encoding NADAR family protein, with the protein product MTIYFYGTRDRYGCFSNFSPHGFELDGVYWPTSEHYFQAQKFAGTLHADQIREVKTARDAAKMGRERKRPLRPDWEQVKDDIMRKAVLRKFETHADIREILLSTNDEPIVENSPVDYYWGCGKDGSGKNQLGLILMEVRENLRNADSV
- a CDS encoding family 10 glycosylhydrolase; this translates as MVSASTSFSDIQNHWARLFIEALAQRGLVSGFPNGTFRPNNSMTRVEFAAIIAKAFTRPSKRQYVGFVDVPPSHWAATAIRKAYETGFISGFPDKHFRLNDRISRVQVLVSLVSGLEMASKVKSDLIAGLPVIYQDAAAIPSYANDDVAIATRAGIVANYPNIKLLGPNVAATRADVAAFVYQALVYLGEAPPIQSNYIVVPPQPGVPLYPTVTLSHRREFRGVWVTTVWNSDWPSKPGLPVEQQKSELLNILNRIQALNFNALILQVRPEGDALYASQLEPWSGWLTGTQGKAPSPFYDPLEFAIAECHKRNIELHAWFNPYRAKTNAKPGGTVRPHITITNPQYVYTWGNQLWMDPGAQVIQDRAYNVMLDVVRRYDVDGIHLDDYFYPYPIQGKSFPDSKTYSAYKSAGGKLSLGDWRRDNVNKMVQRLWAGIKATKPHVKFGISPFGIYRPGQPPQSTGLDAYSVLYADAKKWLEQGWVDYLAPQLYWKINQKGQSYPVLLKWWTDINAKKRHIYAGNNLGQLDGKSWKLPEINKQVELTRNLYEKSSLGNIFFSMSAFTENRQGIYNSFKSSLYAKPALVPAMAWRDSLPPFPPVGLVAKNRQLSWKAADNQDVRAWTLYKQSAGKWTLERILPTATRVATVEPGTYALCAVDRMANESAGVVVTVS
- a CDS encoding lamin tail domain-containing protein, with the protein product MNKKLGKIILANDASTLSNLGFEKSPDAAIFAKNIANWFTGGRPGKFHSYSDPDRRESESALAKTMTKAGHIWTVGYDIPENVDAIFTHETTIYDDILRDLVNAGGNVYLAADTEDEDYATGYEFNWFLCELGLQFKEGYNGISGNQPINNEHPIFAGVKFLYQRNGSSIIDFQPDEQANQILVSSPDGEGLYAILDLSKATPHVRISRIFSDGSVKSTEADEYIAIVNESLVDIDISGWKIQGINCNQEFSFPTGTVLKKGAECRVYTNEVHPESGGFSFGSKRSVWNNSSNEGRLYDAQGNLMSSYAYTEHSQKLSNLTKSLGYDNLILEAAPEAIKAQQALGGQVTFEEALTLAYDSFEGDNTEEGSAVDAIADNAAAVGVPYAYFNGDHVPSAYHYLRKPTTKITLCTPQTPMLPTKGESIEANWIFMLQIPELNTVHWAIIDRSGEEEVYNYGCQLS